Proteins encoded in a region of the Capra hircus breed San Clemente chromosome 3, ASM170441v1, whole genome shotgun sequence genome:
- the EXTL2 gene encoding exostosin-like 2, with product MRCCHICKLPGRVMGIRVLRLSLVVILVLLLVAGALTTLLPNIKEDKMLTLRREIKSQGKPTQDSFTLIMQTYNRTDLLLRLLNHYQAVPYLHKVIVVWNNVGEKGPEELWNSLGPHPVPVNFKAQTTNRMRNRLQVFPEVETKAVLMVDDDLLISAQDLVFAFSVWQQFPDQIVGFVPRKHVSTSSGIYSYGGFELQTTVFGNGDHYSLILIGASFFHSKYLELFQRQPAAVHALLDETQNCDDIAMNFIIAKHTGKTSGVFVKPVNIANLEKETTGGYSGMWHRAEHFLQRSYCINKLVNIYDSMPLKYSNIMISQFGFPYANHKSKM from the exons GTGTTGCCATATCTGCAAGCTCCCAGGAAGAGTGATGGGAATTCGCGTGCTTCGTCTCTCTTTGGTGGTCATCCTTGTGTTATTGCTGGTAGCTGGGGCTCTAACCACTTTACTCCCTAATATCAAAGAAGACAAGATGCTCACTTTGCGTAGGGAAATAAAATCTCAGGGCAAGCCCACCCAGGATTCCTTTACTCTGATAATGCAGACATACAACAGAACAGATCTCTTATTGAGACTTTTAAATCACTATCAGGCAGTTCCATATCTACATAAAGTGATTGTGGTATGGAACAATGTTGGGGAGAAAGGACCAGAGGAGTTATGGAACTCCCTAGGGCCTCACCCTGTCCCCGTGAACTTCAAAGCACAGACCACAAACAGGATGAGAAATCGACTCCAGGTCTTTCCTGAAGTGGAAACCAAAG cgGTGTTGATGGTAGATGATGACTTGCTAATTAGCGCCCAGGACCTTGTTTTCGCTTTTTCTGTGTGGCAG caatTTCCTGATCAAATTGTAGGATTTGTTCCCAGAAAGCATGTGTCTACTTCCTCTGGTATCTACAGCTATGGAGGTTTTGAACTGCAGACAACAGTGTTTGGAAATGGTGATCATTACTCCCTGATCCTGATTGGAGCCTCGTTCTTCCACAGCAAATACCTGGAACTCTTTCAGAGGCAGCCTGCAGCTGTCCATGCTTTGTTAGATGAGACGCAGAACTGTGATGACATTGCCATGAATTTTATCATCGCCAAGCACACTGGGAAGACTTCAGGGGTATTTGTGAAACCTGTAAACATAgccaatttagaaaaagaaactacCGGTGGctactctggaatgtggcatcGAGCTGAGCACTTTCTGCAGAGGTCTTATTGTATAAATAAGCTTGTTAACATCTATGACAGCATGCCCTTAAAATACTCCAACATTATGATTTCTCAGTTTGGTTTTCCATATGCCAATCACAAAAGTAAAATGTGA